CAACCTCGTCCTGGATTTGTTGCCGGCGCTTGAGCAAAAGATCCAGTTGCTGGAGGACGCCTCCGCACAACAGCTTTCTTTATCTGCAAACCGGCTCGAACAAATTGAACATCTGGCAACACAGCGCGATATGCTGCAAGAACAGGTAACCCTCTATGCCGCGGACGCTACAGCATTGAAAAATCAGTTGGACGAGGTCAATAAAGCACGCAAACGCGAAATCGTAAAAAAGAAGTTCTGGCGCAGCAGCAATTACCTGTTTATGGGGACAACAGCCATTCTTTCAGTTGTTCTAATTGCCCGCTAATATGCATCGAACGATGCTTGATTTACTGTTTTTTCAGTAAATAGATGTCTTGTCGGAGGTGGTCTTCATCACGGCCCGGAATAAAGCCAAGCAAATCAAATCCGGTACACAGCTTTTCTTCGACATACGCCTTGCCGGCATAGGTGGTGCAAAGGTTTTCGCCCGCACGAGACGAATACAACACCACCAGTTCTCCGCGCTGCATTGCAGTACGCTGGTTTTCTGTCAGTCCCCCGGCAACGCGGTCCCCATGCATGGTCAGATAAAGCACACCACCCGGCCGCATCACCCGGCGTAACTCAGCAATCCATGCCTCTTGTGTTTCTGCCGGAAGGTGGGTGAATACGGAGCGGGCATAGACAAAGTCGAAGGAAGCCGGCGCAAACGTAAAAGGCGGCAATAGCTGGTTCACAGAGAAACTGGCAAATGAAAGATGGGTCTGGCACCACGCAATGAGCGACGCGTTGTAGTCAGACCCTGTCAGGATCGCGTCCGTGTGCTTCTGCACATGCCTGATAAGCCGGCCGCATCCGCAACCAAAATCCAGAATGGATGAGAAGTCCTGCAGAGGATGTCCAAATTGCGCCAATTGCGCGGCCATGTCATCAACAACCTTCTGCCCAGAATCCAGGAATACAGCCTGCCAACGCGATGCAATCACATCATACATGAGATTGGGTGGCGGCAAGGGATAGCCGTCGGCCCCCCGATTATCTTTGACTTGCAATTGGCGCCACAATACAGACGGGCTGGCAGACTTCAGGTTGAAGTATACGCGTTCGCCAAAATTGAGCAGGCCTACCTTGTGTAATCCCGCCTTGATGGCTCTTTTCATGGTACGCTATCCTTTCCGGGAGAATCAACTGGTAAATACTAAACCTGTGTATTGAAATCCAATCCACTTTTCAATTTACCACGGTACCACATTTACACACTGCTACATCACTTAGCAAACTTAGCCGCTAACCTTGCGTTTTATCGCATGCCGATCAAGCAAGTCGTCCGTTGCTACAGCATCATCCATCGTCATCACATCACCAAGTTGCCCGTCAACTAACTGCGGTTCTTCCACAGACAAGGACGCCGACATCCCAAGGGTTGCATGCACCTTATCTACCAGGACATTGAGCTTCTCTTTTTGCTTTTGTACCCAGAGCCCAAGCCCAAAGCGAAACGTAGCCATGCCCCCCACTACGCCAGCGATCACCAATAACAGGCTCATGATATCAGAAACGCCGCTCCCATCCAGAAAAATGCCGGCTACCACGCCACCAATCATCACACTGAACATGTAGCCAATAAAGGCAAGCCCTGTATAGCCACGCCGGCCTTCAAGAATGGTTGACTGGTCTTTCTCCCGAATGGATACCAGAATTTGATCAAGCGTCGAACCCATGTCTTTGATTTCCCGCGACCATATGCGCGCGCGACCATCGTGCCGGCTGCGGCCTCTACTCCCAGTAGTACGGCGGATCGCCTCCACAGCTTCTTCCCATTCTTCGTCGGAAAAATGGCCATCGAGTACACGGACCATGTTAATGGAAAACGGACCACCCAAAATACCTTTCTCCGTCGCTGGTTTATCCAATTCAAGTGCCGCTGCACGCAAACTTGCTTCGTCGATGCCAAATTCAGCAGCTATTTCGCCAACTTCTTCAATTGACAGGCCGTTGGTATCATTCGCAGGGACACCCTTCTGGATTTCAGTTGCGCGTTGTATTAGCGCACCAATTTCTTTTTCGCTGTAGCGTCGTTTGTCTCCCGTTGCCATTTTCTTCAGTTGCCGTAGTGTGTTTTCCGATATCCAACTGTTTACGAGCAATGCAACAATCGGTTACGAGGGATTCTACTTGACACCGGGTGTAATAACTTTTAGTAAAGCCGGCAACCCGGTGTACCGTTTCATAGTAAACGACTCGCAATTCACATTACCAAGTCGAAAAAATAGTTATATGCCCAATATCCCGCTTAAAAGTGGCCTTTTTTGTAACCGCACAACTAACCTCAGAAGCATAGCAGCAGTAGGCTATGACATGGATTATACACTGATCCATTACGACGTAGCCGCATGGGAAGAGCGCGCGTACACGTATCTCAGAGAAGGACTCAAGGCCCTGGGCTGGCCGGTTGACCATCTGCGATTTGATTACGACATGGCTATGCAGGGCCTCATTATCGACCTGCAAGAAGGCAACGTGTTAAAAGCCAACAGGTTTGGCTACGTTCGCCGTGCCTACCACGGCACCAAACCGCTAGACTTCAAAGCACAGCGTGAACTGTACCGCGGCACGCTTATCAACCTGAGTGAAGCGCGCTGGAAATTTATGAATACGCAGTTTTCGATTTCTGAAATCTGCATGTACATGCAGCTCGTTGAGTTGCTCGATGAAGGCAAACTCCCTCCTTCTGTAGGCTATGAACACCTGTATCGCTGGACGCGGCGCGTACTTGATGAAGCACA
This Bacteroidota bacterium DNA region includes the following protein-coding sequences:
- a CDS encoding class I SAM-dependent methyltransferase, which translates into the protein MKRAIKAGLHKVGLLNFGERVYFNLKSASPSVLWRQLQVKDNRGADGYPLPPPNLMYDVIASRWQAVFLDSGQKVVDDMAAQLAQFGHPLQDFSSILDFGCGCGRLIRHVQKHTDAILTGSDYNASLIAWCQTHLSFASFSVNQLLPPFTFAPASFDFVYARSVFTHLPAETQEAWIAELRRVMRPGGVLYLTMHGDRVAGGLTENQRTAMQRGELVVLYSSRAGENLCTTYAGKAYVEEKLCTGFDLLGFIPGRDEDHLRQDIYLLKKQ